From Epinephelus lanceolatus isolate andai-2023 chromosome 12, ASM4190304v1, whole genome shotgun sequence, the proteins below share one genomic window:
- the arf1 gene encoding ADP-ribosylation factor 1: protein MGNMIQSLFSMFGKKEMRILMVGLDAAGKTTILYKLKLGEIVTTIPTIGFNVETVEYKSISFTVWDVGGQDKIRPLWRHYFQNTQGLIFVVDSNDRERCQEAHDELSRMLAEDELRDAVLLVFANKQDLPNAMNAAELTDKLGLHNLRNRNWYIQAACATSGHGLYEGLDWLSSQLKNH, encoded by the exons ATGGGGAATATGATTCAGTCACTCTTCAGTATGTTTGGGAAGAAGGAGATGAGGATCCTCATGGTGGGCCTGGATGCTGCTGGAAAGACTACCATTTTGTACAAGCTGAAACTTGGAGAGATTGTGACTACCATTCCCACAATAG gtTTTAATGTTGAGACAGTAGAGTACAAGAGCATCAGTTTCACAGTATGGGATGTCGGTGGTCAAGACAAAATTCGACCGCTGTGGCGTCATTACTTCCAGAACACACAGG GTCTCATCTTTGTAGTTGACAGCAACGACAGAGAGCGATGTCAGGAGGCCCATGACGAGCTCTCAAGAATGTTGGCAGAGGACGAGCTGCGTGATGCCGTGCTATTAGTGTTTGCCAACAAACAA GACCTTCCGAACGCTATGAATGCAGCCGAACTCACAGACAAGTTGGGTCTTCACAACCTACGTAACAGAAACTGGTACATCCAGGCAGCCTGTGCCACCTCAGGGCATGGCCTCTATGAAGGACTGGATTGGTTGTCTAGTCAGCTCAAGAACCATTAA